From one Sphingomonas xanthus genomic stretch:
- the rpsN gene encoding 30S ribosomal protein S14: protein MAKLSSVNKNERRKKLVAKTAAKRAKLLAKANDKSVDETERLIARLKLAELPRNGNPTRIRNRCELTGRSRGYYRKFRLSRIMLRELGNKGLIPGLTKSSW, encoded by the coding sequence ACGAGCGTCGCAAGAAGCTCGTCGCGAAAACCGCGGCGAAGCGTGCGAAGCTCCTCGCAAAGGCGAATGACAAGTCGGTCGATGAAACCGAACGGCTGATCGCTCGCCTCAAGCTGGCGGAGTTGCCGCGTAACGGCAACCCGACCCGTATCCGCAACCGCTGCGAGCTCACGGGTCGCAGCCGCGGCTATTATCGCAAGTTCCGGTTGTCGCGCATCATGCTGCGCGAACTGGGCAACAAGGGCCTGATTCCGGGCCTCACCAAGTCGAGCTGGTAA